In Flavobacterium endoglycinae, one DNA window encodes the following:
- a CDS encoding glycoside hydrolase family 2 TIM barrel-domain containing protein — MKQNIKPMLASKTKYKNPFFKFRFATFAFYILLFTFYVAQAQSVTGEPAGVPELHKKYEFAPWEDPTITSINRQPSRATAYSYTSVEDALKGDRTKSRIQMLNGDWKFKYAVNLKEASKDFYKNTVSGWDKIEVPSNWEMKGYDNPIYKSAVYPFRPINPPYIPKDYNGVGSYQRTFTVPENWKDMTVTLHFGAVSSGFEVWLNGEFLGYGEDSFLPSEFDITPYLKAGENIVSVRVIRWTDGSYLEDQDHWRMSGIQREVFIMAEPKLRIQDFFVQTKLDKEYKDAIFKLRPKVENLTGEKIKDYTMNVQLYDANNTAIFKEPLQRPVIDLINESYPRLDNVRFGFFQENIKNPKKWSSEEPNLYTLVISIKDKNGKVTEAKSCKVGFRSIEFSKENGKMLINGKETYVYGVNRHDHHPTRGKAVTREDIKQDITTIKKFNFNFIRTSHYPNDPYFYELCDQYGIMVMDEANQETHGIGGKLSNDPQWTNAYMERMIRMVERDKNHPSVVMWSLGNEGGKGPNHAAMSGWVHDFDITRPVHYEPAQGNAKLDGYIDPLDPRYPKTIDHAYRFENPQDDSYVDMVSRFYPGVFTPKFLVDQKKDARPIIFVEYSHAMGNSVGNLKELWDEFRSLPRVIGGCIWEFKDQGLVKYDSRSGQNYFAHGGDFGEKFHDGNFNTKGIVDSNGKPKGSIFENKWVYQPAISTLKGNQLEIKNRQAVKSLEGYIPVLKVLENGNVIKTQILKPLKVEAGQSTTLDISGYLPKMKSDAEYLLNIEFQLSADELWASKGYVVAEDQFQLKKKEASIDFRNEKDSAYKTTETDFDFQVKGKFFEVKISKENGALTSYIFKGEEQVFAPLLPNFVRPLTDNDKRGWKSQKLLKQWYKAKPKVLSTTMGIGIDGTVITSEYEIIKDSAKVKVAYKINENGVIKVDYSLKASDKLPNLPKIGMQMGVQRKFDQISWYGKGELENYSDRSFGSFVGKYSLPINDFIEHYPKPQENGNRCDVRWMALTTPQKNQGFMVVNDDKVLSMSAWPYTQENLSASGHTYDLKDPGFLTLNIDLMQMGVGGNDSWTIVAQPIEQYQIKSGNYQYSFYLMPFNGSKNQLESSLKKFKY, encoded by the coding sequence ATGAAACAAAATATAAAACCAATGTTAGCGTCAAAAACAAAATACAAAAATCCATTTTTCAAATTTCGATTTGCGACGTTTGCATTTTACATTTTACTATTCACGTTTTACGTAGCGCAGGCACAATCCGTAACAGGAGAGCCTGCAGGAGTTCCAGAACTTCATAAAAAATACGAATTTGCGCCGTGGGAAGATCCAACAATAACAAGCATCAACAGACAACCGTCGAGAGCAACAGCCTATTCGTACACAAGTGTTGAAGACGCTTTAAAAGGCGACAGAACCAAAAGCAGAATCCAAATGCTAAATGGCGATTGGAAGTTTAAATACGCAGTAAACTTAAAAGAAGCATCAAAAGATTTTTATAAAAATACCGTTTCAGGTTGGGATAAAATCGAAGTGCCCTCCAACTGGGAAATGAAAGGGTATGACAACCCAATTTATAAAAGCGCCGTTTATCCGTTTAGACCCATAAATCCGCCTTATATTCCTAAAGATTATAATGGAGTTGGTTCTTACCAAAGAACTTTCACCGTTCCTGAAAACTGGAAAGATATGACAGTTACACTACATTTTGGTGCCGTAAGTTCAGGTTTTGAAGTTTGGCTGAACGGAGAATTTTTAGGATACGGAGAAGATAGTTTTTTACCTTCAGAATTTGATATTACACCTTATTTAAAAGCAGGAGAAAATATAGTTTCGGTTCGTGTAATTCGTTGGACAGATGGTTCTTACTTAGAAGATCAGGACCATTGGCGTATGAGCGGCATCCAGCGTGAAGTTTTCATTATGGCGGAGCCAAAATTACGTATTCAAGATTTCTTTGTTCAAACCAAATTGGACAAAGAATACAAAGACGCGATTTTCAAACTGAGACCAAAAGTAGAAAATCTGACAGGCGAAAAAATCAAAGATTATACGATGAATGTTCAATTGTACGATGCGAATAATACGGCAATATTCAAAGAACCGCTTCAAAGGCCTGTGATCGATTTAATCAACGAAAGTTATCCTCGTTTGGACAATGTTCGCTTCGGATTCTTCCAAGAAAATATTAAAAATCCTAAAAAATGGAGTTCAGAAGAACCGAATTTGTACACTTTGGTTATTTCGATAAAAGATAAAAACGGAAAGGTTACAGAAGCCAAAAGCTGTAAAGTCGGTTTTCGTTCGATTGAATTTTCGAAAGAAAACGGAAAAATGCTCATCAACGGAAAAGAAACGTATGTGTATGGCGTAAACCGTCACGATCACCATCCAACAAGAGGAAAAGCCGTTACGAGAGAAGACATTAAACAAGATATCACGACGATTAAGAAATTCAATTTCAACTTCATACGTACGAGCCACTATCCAAACGATCCTTATTTCTACGAATTATGCGATCAGTACGGAATCATGGTAATGGATGAAGCTAATCAAGAAACCCACGGAATTGGCGGTAAATTAAGTAACGATCCACAATGGACAAATGCTTATATGGAGCGTATGATCAGAATGGTAGAACGTGATAAAAACCATCCGTCTGTGGTAATGTGGAGTTTGGGTAACGAAGGTGGAAAAGGACCAAATCACGCAGCAATGTCGGGTTGGGTTCACGATTTCGATATTACGCGTCCCGTACATTATGAACCAGCACAAGGAAATGCAAAATTAGACGGTTACATTGACCCGCTTGATCCGAGATATCCAAAAACTATCGATCACGCTTACCGATTCGAAAATCCGCAAGATGATTCGTATGTTGATATGGTCAGCCGTTTTTATCCAGGCGTTTTCACACCGAAATTTTTAGTAGATCAAAAGAAAGATGCACGTCCTATTATTTTCGTAGAATATTCTCATGCGATGGGGAATTCAGTTGGAAATTTAAAAGAATTATGGGATGAATTTCGTTCGCTTCCAAGAGTTATTGGAGGCTGTATTTGGGAATTTAAAGACCAAGGATTGGTAAAATATGATTCTAGATCAGGTCAGAATTATTTCGCTCATGGCGGGGATTTTGGAGAAAAATTTCATGACGGAAATTTCAATACAAAAGGAATTGTTGATTCTAACGGAAAACCAAAAGGTTCGATTTTTGAAAATAAATGGGTCTATCAGCCAGCGATTTCGACTTTAAAAGGAAATCAATTAGAAATTAAAAATCGTCAGGCGGTTAAATCTTTAGAAGGATATATTCCAGTTTTGAAAGTGTTGGAAAACGGAAATGTAATCAAAACTCAGATTTTAAAACCTTTAAAAGTAGAAGCAGGACAATCGACAACATTAGATATAAGTGGATATCTTCCAAAAATGAAAAGCGATGCTGAATATCTTTTAAATATTGAATTTCAGCTTTCAGCAGATGAACTTTGGGCTTCAAAAGGATATGTGGTTGCTGAAGATCAATTTCAGTTGAAAAAGAAAGAAGCTTCAATTGATTTTAGAAATGAAAAAGATTCAGCGTATAAAACAACTGAAACAGATTTTGATTTCCAAGTTAAAGGGAAATTTTTTGAAGTAAAAATCAGCAAAGAAAATGGAGCTTTAACTTCCTATATTTTTAAAGGGGAAGAACAAGTTTTTGCTCCTTTACTTCCAAACTTTGTTAGACCTTTAACTGATAATGATAAAAGAGGATGGAAGTCCCAAAAATTATTAAAACAATGGTACAAAGCAAAACCAAAAGTTTTAAGTACAACAATGGGAATTGGAATTGATGGTACTGTAATTACAAGTGAATATGAAATTATAAAAGACAGTGCGAAAGTGAAAGTTGCTTATAAAATCAATGAGAATGGAGTTATAAAAGTAGATTACAGCTTAAAAGCTTCAGACAAACTGCCAAACCTTCCAAAAATCGGAATGCAGATGGGAGTTCAAAGAAAATTCGATCAGATTTCGTGGTACGGAAAAGGGGAGTTGGAGAATTATAGCGACAGAAGTTTCGGCTCATTTGTTGGTAAATATTCGCTTCCAATTAATGACTTTATCGAACATTATCCAAAACCGCAAGAAAACGGAAACCGATGTGATGTAAGATGGATGGCATTGACAACTCCGCAAAAAAATCAAGGTTTTATGGTAGTTAATGATGACAAAGTTTTAAGTATGAGCGCTTGGCCTTATACACAAGAAAACTTAAGTGCATCAGGTCATACGTATGATTTAAAAGATCCAGGATTTTTGACGTTGAACATCGATTTAATGCAAATGGGAGTTGGAGGAAACGACAGCTGGACGATTGTAGCACAGCCAATTGAACAATATCAAATTAAATCAGGAAATTATCAATACAGTTTTTATTTAATGCCTTTCAACGGTTCGAAGAATCAGTTGGAAAGTAGTTTGAAGAAGTTTAAGTATTAG
- a CDS encoding glycosyl hydrolase, protein MFQKKHLFFILLLASFVSAQEVHKKESFQPTLESSKTWVYWYWMKSAYSKAGITADLESMKQNGIAGAYLMTIKGPANPPLIDPPVLQLTPEFWDMIRWAFKEADRLGLKLAFHGADGFAVAGGPWIKPEMSMQKVVWSTTEILGGKKVASKLPVPEHYKDYYNDIAVFALPIKEYQTTSQIQMPKVTTSNNSDASFLADPKKDENFKFAEAGWIQYEFVQPFTCKSIVIETKGRDYQAQRLIVEVSDDGVHFKFHERLIAPRHGWQDMDFPNTHTITPVTAKYFRFVYDPIGTEPGAEDLDFAKWKQNLKVSKITLSNQSLINNYEGKSGSIWRLTPETTEKEIPNSDAFKKSEIINISSFVDADGNLNWKAPKGKWKIIRMGHTSTGHENATGGAGKGLEVDKFNLELIRFQLDHWFGEAVRSAGPELASRVLAILHFDSWECGSQNWSSVFQAEFKKRRGYDIVEYLPVMAGIPIESADFSEKVLYDVRKTIGDLVADNFYGTVAQIAKEYNVKLSSENVAPTMMSDALLHYKYVDYPGGEFWLKSPTHDKPFDMVDAISGGHIYGKDIIQAESFTALRMDWDEHPGNLKTTADRNYALGINRLFYHVFVHNPWTDRKPGMTLDDIGTFFQRDQTWWKPGKAWFDYCQRVQFQLQKGKPVIDLAVFIGEDFPSRSFVPDRLVPFIPNVFGKERLESEKTRLENEGQPTAKMPKEVTYSKNITDLSQWINPLNGYQYDSFNADVLINRAKVVNGKVTFDGGIEYGALLFPGSHKMAPNKILSLASAEKILQLLKDGATIFVDEKPTIQPGIQSETDQKKWQNLIDEIWNNANSSYWKIGKGTVVKLPYLGNDFASIGITQDVYFPNLNRADSETIAWAHRKADNEEVYFLSNQKEQKRTFEASFRIAGKMPQWYNPVTDKTSALTNWEIENGRTIVSLTLEANESGFVIFKEETKEVLAQGKIAEFEKVQVLDENWELQFDPEFKGPKEVVKTNKLFDWSTSENDQIKYYSGTVVYKKEFVWKGKDTRKIWLDLAEIANIAEVSINGKDCGTLWTFPFKTDISNALQNGKNTIVIKVTNTWANRLIGDQKLPKEDRLTWTTAPFRLEGNPLLKAGLLGPVSIVKEK, encoded by the coding sequence ATGTTTCAAAAAAAACACCTCTTTTTTATCCTTCTTCTCGCAAGCTTCGTCTCTGCGCAGGAAGTCCATAAAAAAGAATCATTTCAGCCAACACTAGAATCCTCCAAAACTTGGGTGTATTGGTATTGGATGAAATCGGCCTATTCTAAAGCAGGAATCACAGCCGATTTAGAATCCATGAAACAAAACGGAATTGCAGGCGCTTATTTAATGACCATTAAAGGGCCAGCGAATCCGCCATTGATAGATCCGCCGGTTTTACAGCTGACGCCTGAATTTTGGGATATGATTCGTTGGGCTTTCAAAGAAGCGGATCGTTTAGGTTTGAAACTCGCTTTTCACGGAGCCGACGGATTTGCGGTTGCAGGTGGCCCATGGATTAAACCTGAAATGTCGATGCAAAAAGTAGTTTGGTCAACGACAGAAATTTTAGGAGGAAAAAAAGTCGCTTCAAAACTGCCAGTTCCAGAGCATTATAAAGATTATTATAATGACATTGCGGTTTTTGCTCTTCCGATAAAAGAATATCAAACGACTTCTCAGATTCAAATGCCAAAAGTAACGACATCAAACAATTCTGATGCTTCGTTTTTGGCTGATCCGAAGAAAGACGAAAACTTCAAATTTGCAGAGGCAGGTTGGATTCAGTACGAATTTGTACAGCCTTTTACCTGCAAATCGATTGTAATTGAAACCAAAGGAAGAGACTATCAGGCACAGCGTTTAATTGTGGAAGTGAGCGATGATGGAGTTCATTTTAAGTTCCACGAAAGATTGATCGCGCCACGTCACGGCTGGCAGGATATGGATTTTCCAAATACGCATACGATTACGCCTGTTACAGCAAAATATTTCAGATTTGTTTATGATCCAATTGGAACAGAACCAGGAGCAGAAGATTTGGATTTTGCGAAATGGAAACAAAATCTGAAAGTGAGTAAAATTACACTTTCAAATCAATCCTTAATTAATAATTACGAAGGAAAATCAGGATCAATTTGGCGTTTGACTCCAGAAACAACGGAGAAAGAAATTCCGAATTCAGATGCATTCAAAAAATCAGAAATTATCAATATTTCGAGTTTTGTGGATGCTGATGGAAATCTAAATTGGAAAGCGCCAAAAGGAAAATGGAAAATTATCCGAATGGGACATACTTCTACAGGTCATGAAAATGCAACGGGCGGGGCAGGAAAAGGGTTGGAAGTAGATAAATTTAATCTCGAATTAATTCGTTTTCAACTAGATCATTGGTTTGGAGAAGCCGTTCGTTCTGCTGGTCCTGAATTGGCTTCAAGAGTTTTGGCAATTCTTCATTTTGACAGCTGGGAATGCGGAAGCCAGAACTGGTCTTCGGTTTTTCAGGCTGAATTTAAAAAGAGACGCGGTTACGATATTGTCGAATATCTTCCTGTAATGGCTGGAATTCCAATAGAAAGTGCTGATTTCTCTGAGAAAGTTTTATACGATGTTAGAAAAACAATTGGCGATTTAGTGGCAGATAATTTCTACGGAACTGTCGCTCAAATTGCCAAAGAATATAACGTTAAGTTAAGTTCTGAAAACGTTGCGCCAACCATGATGAGCGATGCTTTATTGCATTATAAATATGTCGATTATCCGGGTGGTGAATTTTGGCTGAAAAGCCCAACACACGACAAACCTTTTGATATGGTGGATGCCATTTCGGGCGGACATATTTATGGAAAAGATATTATTCAGGCGGAATCTTTCACGGCTTTGCGAATGGATTGGGACGAACATCCAGGAAATCTAAAAACAACAGCAGACCGAAATTATGCTCTAGGAATCAACCGTTTATTTTATCACGTTTTTGTACATAATCCGTGGACGGATAGAAAACCAGGAATGACTTTAGACGATATCGGAACTTTTTTTCAAAGAGATCAAACGTGGTGGAAACCCGGAAAAGCTTGGTTTGACTATTGCCAGAGAGTACAATTTCAATTGCAGAAAGGAAAACCTGTAATTGATTTGGCGGTTTTTATTGGCGAAGATTTTCCTTCACGTTCATTTGTGCCAGATCGTTTGGTGCCGTTTATTCCGAATGTTTTTGGAAAGGAAAGATTGGAAAGCGAGAAAACCCGTTTAGAAAATGAAGGTCAGCCGACTGCAAAAATGCCGAAAGAAGTGACGTATTCTAAAAACATCACTGATTTGTCGCAATGGATTAATCCGCTTAATGGTTATCAATACGATTCCTTTAACGCTGATGTTTTAATCAATAGAGCAAAAGTCGTAAACGGAAAAGTAACTTTTGATGGCGGAATCGAATATGGAGCTTTACTGTTTCCGGGAAGTCATAAAATGGCGCCAAATAAAATTTTGTCTTTGGCTTCCGCCGAAAAAATCCTGCAATTACTAAAAGATGGAGCGACGATTTTTGTAGATGAAAAACCAACTATTCAGCCAGGAATTCAATCAGAAACAGATCAAAAGAAATGGCAGAATTTAATTGATGAAATTTGGAATAACGCCAATTCATCTTATTGGAAAATCGGAAAAGGAACGGTTGTCAAATTGCCTTATTTAGGAAACGATTTTGCTTCAATCGGAATCACACAAGATGTTTATTTTCCAAATCTAAACAGAGCTGATTCAGAAACGATTGCTTGGGCGCACCGAAAAGCAGATAACGAAGAAGTATATTTTCTTTCGAATCAAAAAGAACAAAAAAGAACATTTGAGGCTTCATTTAGAATAGCTGGAAAAATGCCACAATGGTACAATCCTGTTACGGATAAAACTTCAGCTTTAACCAATTGGGAAATAGAAAACGGAAGAACAATTGTTTCCTTAACTTTAGAGGCAAACGAATCTGGTTTTGTGATTTTTAAAGAAGAAACGAAAGAAGTTTTAGCTCAAGGAAAAATAGCCGAATTTGAAAAAGTTCAGGTTTTAGATGAAAACTGGGAACTTCAATTTGATCCAGAATTTAAAGGCCCGAAAGAAGTCGTAAAAACAAATAAACTTTTTGATTGGAGCACTTCTGAAAATGACCAAATTAAGTATTATTCAGGAACTGTAGTGTATAAAAAAGAGTTTGTTTGGAAAGGAAAAGATACCAGGAAAATCTGGCTCGATTTAGCAGAAATTGCCAATATAGCAGAAGTTTCCATCAATGGAAAAGACTGCGGTACCCTTTGGACTTTTCCATTCAAAACAGATATTTCGAATGCCTTACAAAATGGAAAAAATACAATTGTAATAAAAGTAACGAATACGTGGGCGAACCGATTAATTGGCGATCAAAAACTGCCAAAAGAAGATAGGTTGACATGGACAACAGCGCCATTTAGATTGGAAGGAAATCCATTGCTAAAAGCGGGATTATTGGGACCAGTAAGTATTGTAAAAGAAAAATAA
- a CDS encoding sialate O-acetylesterase, whose product MRNSIIAFVVALSSLQINAKIKMPALFTDNMMLQQKSNAPIWGWAEKNANVTIKTSWNSKIYKTKADVSGKWKTALQTPTAGGPFTIEVTEGTEKVIIKNILIGEVWLCSGQSNMEMPLKGFQGQPVKNGNEIIIRSTNKNIRLITIPRATVLEPKDDFEGKWEEASPKSASNFSATAWYFGSLLQEVLNVPVGLIHVSYGGSSMEAWMNAEMLKDFASAKIPTTKEELAKDPNRVPTTLFNGMLSPVIGYGIKGCIWYQGESNYERASEYTALMKKMVSSWRTMWNQGEFPFYFAQIAPFNYASFHPKDYLEKYNSAYLREAQFKASKEIPNSAMAVLMDVGEENNIHPMDKEKGGNRLAFQALARTYGMEGFEFESPKYKSMEIKDGAVTVSFDHVANGITSYDKEVTGFQIAGEDKVFYPAKTVVRRKSVVLTSDKVTKPVAVRYLWKDFAKAELFSAGGLPVSSFRTDDW is encoded by the coding sequence ATGAGAAATTCAATTATTGCATTTGTGGTTGCTTTATCAAGCCTTCAAATCAATGCAAAAATCAAAATGCCAGCATTGTTTACAGACAATATGATGCTGCAACAAAAATCAAACGCACCAATTTGGGGCTGGGCAGAAAAGAATGCCAATGTCACGATCAAAACATCATGGAATTCTAAAATTTACAAAACAAAAGCCGATGTTTCTGGTAAATGGAAAACAGCATTGCAAACGCCAACAGCAGGCGGACCATTTACAATTGAAGTAACAGAAGGAACAGAAAAAGTAATCATCAAAAACATTTTAATTGGTGAAGTTTGGCTTTGTTCAGGACAATCTAATATGGAAATGCCGTTAAAAGGTTTTCAGGGACAGCCAGTTAAAAATGGAAACGAAATCATTATAAGATCAACCAATAAAAACATTCGTTTAATTACGATTCCGCGTGCAACGGTTTTGGAACCAAAAGACGATTTCGAAGGAAAATGGGAAGAAGCTTCTCCAAAATCGGCCTCCAATTTTAGTGCAACGGCTTGGTATTTCGGATCGCTTTTACAAGAAGTTTTAAATGTTCCGGTTGGATTGATTCACGTTTCATATGGAGGTTCAAGTATGGAAGCATGGATGAATGCGGAAATGCTGAAAGATTTCGCTAGCGCTAAAATTCCGACCACAAAAGAAGAATTGGCAAAAGACCCAAATCGTGTTCCAACGACTTTGTTTAACGGCATGCTTTCGCCTGTAATTGGTTACGGAATCAAAGGCTGTATTTGGTATCAGGGAGAATCAAATTACGAAAGAGCAAGTGAATATACCGCTTTAATGAAGAAAATGGTAAGCAGTTGGAGAACAATGTGGAATCAAGGAGAATTTCCTTTTTATTTCGCTCAGATTGCACCTTTTAATTATGCTTCATTTCATCCAAAAGATTATTTGGAAAAATACAATTCGGCTTATTTGAGAGAGGCGCAGTTTAAGGCTTCTAAGGAAATTCCGAATTCGGCAATGGCAGTTTTAATGGATGTTGGAGAAGAAAATAATATTCATCCAATGGACAAGGAAAAAGGAGGAAACCGTTTGGCTTTTCAAGCTTTGGCAAGAACTTACGGAATGGAAGGTTTTGAATTCGAAAGTCCGAAATACAAAAGCATGGAAATCAAAGATGGCGCTGTAACAGTTTCTTTTGATCATGTGGCCAACGGAATTACGTCTTACGATAAAGAAGTGACAGGTTTTCAAATAGCAGGAGAAGATAAAGTTTTTTATCCTGCAAAAACGGTTGTAAGGCGAAAATCGGTGGTTTTGACTTCTGATAAAGTGACTAAACCCGTTGCAGTGCGTTATTTATGGAAAGATTTCGCTAAAGCGGAATTATTTAGCGCAGGAGGTTTGCCGGTTTCTTCGTTTAGAACTGATGATTGGTAA